The following proteins are encoded in a genomic region of Opitutus sp.:
- the rho gene encoding transcription termination factor Rho has translation MANTSAPIIPAPAPVESQPAPLPAAADIPVAAVPVAVSAPVAPPVFERPPEVVIHVEGVLDIDIQKGGNGQLLDLTRYGKRRPSDTFVPKELIRRFKLRQGSRITGTAWPAEGRFTNPKMKFVETVDGISIDERKDRPEFIALTSMSPDKQLKTELKDGRMTTRAVDLFCPIGKGTRGLIVAPPRTGKTTLLRDLALGVLQNHPECHVMILLVDERPEEVTDFRRSVPAEIWASSNDENVDSHVRIADMAIERAKRLVEVGKDVVLFIDSITRLARAHNTLKNSGRTGSGGLDVRALEKPRQLFAAARNVEEGGSLTIVASVLVETGSRMDDVIFQEFKGTGNSDLVLDRKCAEMRLWPAMNIQSSGTRKEELLIDAKKLDSIHFFRRALVAQKVEEATDTMIARLSKTKTNEEFLKLIAR, from the coding sequence ATGGCTAATACATCCGCCCCCATCATCCCCGCTCCGGCTCCGGTCGAGAGCCAACCTGCGCCCCTGCCGGCTGCCGCTGACATCCCTGTCGCCGCCGTTCCCGTTGCGGTGTCCGCGCCCGTTGCTCCTCCCGTATTTGAGCGTCCGCCTGAGGTCGTCATCCACGTCGAGGGCGTTCTCGACATCGACATCCAGAAGGGGGGTAACGGCCAACTTCTTGACCTTACGCGCTACGGCAAACGTCGCCCATCCGATACCTTTGTTCCCAAGGAGCTGATCCGCCGCTTCAAATTACGCCAAGGCAGCCGCATCACCGGCACCGCCTGGCCCGCCGAGGGGCGCTTCACCAACCCAAAGATGAAGTTCGTCGAGACTGTCGACGGCATCTCCATCGATGAGCGCAAGGATCGGCCCGAGTTCATCGCGCTCACCAGCATGTCGCCCGACAAACAGCTCAAAACCGAGCTCAAGGACGGCCGTATGACCACCCGTGCCGTCGATCTATTTTGCCCCATCGGCAAAGGCACGCGCGGCCTTATTGTCGCTCCGCCGCGCACCGGAAAAACCACCCTGTTGCGCGATTTAGCCTTGGGCGTGCTGCAAAATCACCCCGAGTGCCACGTCATGATCCTGCTGGTCGATGAACGCCCCGAGGAGGTCACCGACTTCCGTCGTAGCGTCCCCGCCGAAATCTGGGCTTCGTCCAATGATGAAAACGTGGACAGCCACGTGCGCATCGCCGACATGGCTATCGAGCGCGCCAAGCGTTTGGTGGAGGTCGGCAAGGACGTCGTGCTTTTTATCGACTCAATCACCCGCTTGGCCCGCGCTCACAACACGCTTAAAAACTCCGGCCGCACCGGCTCGGGTGGTCTCGATGTGCGCGCACTTGAAAAACCCCGCCAGCTTTTCGCTGCGGCCCGCAACGTTGAAGAAGGTGGCTCGCTCACCATCGTGGCCTCGGTGCTCGTCGAGACCGGCAGCCGCATGGACGACGTGATTTTCCAAGAATTCAAGGGCACGGGTAACAGCGACTTGGTGCTCGACCGCAAGTGCGCTGAGATGCGCCTTTGGCCGGCGATGAACATCCAGTCCTCCGGCACTCGCAAAGAGGAGTTGCTCATCGACGCCAAGAAACTCGATTCGATCCACTTCTTCCGCCGCGCCCTCGTCGCCCAGAAGGTTGAAGAGGCGACCGACACGATGATTGCCCGTCTCTCCAAGACAAAGACCAACGAGGAGTTCCTCAAGTTAATCGCCCGCTAA
- a CDS encoding DJ-1/PfpI family protein: MRTALVILAEGFEELEAIAPIDLLRRAGVNVTVAALAETIHVTGRSGITLHADSPLSAVGDQLFDLLLIPGGPGVKLLRADPRVRTLVLAHHTAHRWLAAICAAPTVFNDAGLLAGRRYTAHFSVANELPTLLGDERTVADGQLLTSRGAGTAVDFGLLLVEKLVSPQASLDIAQSICA; this comes from the coding sequence ATGCGCACTGCTCTTGTCATTCTAGCCGAAGGTTTTGAGGAGCTGGAGGCCATTGCTCCGATCGACCTTTTACGCCGCGCTGGCGTCAACGTCACCGTAGCTGCGCTAGCCGAAACCATTCATGTCACGGGGCGCAGTGGCATCACCTTACATGCCGATTCGCCGTTGTCGGCGGTTGGAGATCAACTCTTCGACCTGCTCCTCATTCCCGGCGGGCCCGGGGTAAAACTCCTGCGCGCCGATCCGCGTGTACGGACGCTTGTTCTGGCCCATCACACCGCTCATCGCTGGCTGGCGGCGATTTGTGCAGCGCCAACCGTGTTCAATGACGCCGGTTTGCTCGCTGGCCGAAGGTACACCGCCCATTTTTCTGTCGCGAACGAACTGCCGACACTCCTCGGCGACGAGCGCACAGTGGCCGACGGGCAACTGCTTACTTCGCGAGGTGCGGGCACCGCAGTCGATTTTGGGCTGCTGCTAGTCGAGAAACTTGTTTCACCCCAAGCCTCGCTGGATATAGCGCAATCGATCTGCGCTTAA
- a CDS encoding PAS domain-containing protein: MIKIDAYDLATYVKTQRGGPLLTILDEVRDLVFIKDVDGRFLFSNRSHLAHMGRTEAELAGKTDFDFFPARLAEAFYSAETHMFETLTPVIRLQESVDAKGQKFYSTAIKMLICDQRGNVLGLIGTVHRIAMDSKYDVEQSKAHILSVLRFQPGITPSQMQAFEASLPTVMENH; encoded by the coding sequence ATGATCAAAATAGATGCCTACGATCTTGCCACCTACGTGAAGACACAACGCGGGGGCCCCCTGCTCACGATCCTCGACGAGGTTCGCGACTTGGTGTTTATCAAGGATGTCGACGGCCGATTCCTGTTCAGCAATCGCTCGCATCTGGCTCACATGGGACGCACCGAAGCCGAGTTGGCCGGTAAAACCGACTTCGACTTTTTCCCAGCGCGTTTGGCCGAGGCCTTTTACTCGGCCGAAACCCATATGTTTGAAACCCTAACCCCGGTTATCCGCCTGCAGGAGTCGGTGGATGCCAAGGGCCAAAAGTTTTACTCCACCGCCATCAAGATGCTGATTTGCGATCAACGCGGAAATGTCCTCGGTCTGATCGGTACGGTTCATCGTATCGCCATGGATAGTAAATACGACGTGGAGCAGTCCAAGGCGCACATCCTTTCAGTGCTGCGTTTCCAGCCGGGCATCACCCCCAGCCAGATGCAGGCCTTCGAAGCGTCCCTACCGACGGTGATGGAAAATCACTGA
- a CDS encoding peptidylprolyl isomerase: MSTSTEQAIIKTSLGEMTLAFWPDVAPKTVENFKKLANEKFYDGTAFHRIIKGFMIQGGCPNTKKGASGMPGTGDPGYKVKAEFNAKAHVRGVISMARSASPDSAGCQFFICHGDASFLNKQYTAFGQLVAGDDVLEKIATVATTNGGGGEKSTPTQRVEVESIRIVTVSQ; encoded by the coding sequence ATGAGCACCTCCACTGAACAAGCTATCATCAAGACCTCCCTCGGCGAAATGACCCTCGCCTTCTGGCCCGACGTCGCGCCAAAGACGGTCGAAAACTTCAAAAAACTCGCCAACGAGAAGTTCTACGATGGCACCGCGTTTCACCGCATCATCAAGGGTTTCATGATCCAGGGTGGCTGCCCCAACACCAAAAAGGGTGCCAGCGGTATGCCTGGCACCGGCGATCCTGGCTACAAGGTGAAGGCCGAGTTCAACGCCAAGGCCCACGTGCGCGGCGTCATCTCGATGGCCCGTTCGGCCAGCCCTGATTCGGCGGGTTGCCAATTCTTCATCTGCCACGGCGACGCTAGCTTCCTCAACAAGCAGTACACCGCGTTCGGCCAGTTGGTCGCCGGTGACGACGTCCTCGAGAAGATTGCCACCGTCGCGACGACCAACGGTGGCGGCGGCGAAAAGAGCACCCCTACCCAACGCGTCGAAGTGGAGAGCATCCGCATCGTCACCGTTAGCCAATAA
- the obgE gene encoding GTPase ObgE — MFVDECVIKVQAGDGGRGAVSFRREKYEPWGGPNGGDGGRGGDVVLLGDDDTNNLIDYKYKPHWNAKVGEHGQGADCNGKEGDSCILRLPLGTVVIDEETGKAVAEVIEDGQRIVLCKGGNGGWGNTHFKTATNRAPKRANAGQEGEIGKFRLILKSIADIGLVGFPNAGKSSLTTRITKARPKTAAYPFTTLHPQIGVIEYPKSYDRLLLADVPGLIEGASENRGLGHRFLRHIERCTLLMFLIDMAGTDNRDPREDYKTLVNELKLYDKTLLKKPRVVVANKMDVESSAANLKKFKTRNKVDIIEISCATGEGLEELTDALRKRVVKNGGTPRMIKKTA; from the coding sequence ATGTTCGTAGACGAGTGTGTAATTAAAGTTCAAGCCGGTGACGGCGGACGTGGAGCCGTGAGCTTCCGCCGCGAAAAGTATGAACCGTGGGGTGGCCCCAACGGTGGCGACGGCGGTCGTGGCGGTGACGTTGTCCTTCTGGGCGATGACGACACCAACAACCTCATCGACTACAAGTACAAGCCGCACTGGAACGCCAAGGTGGGCGAGCACGGTCAAGGCGCTGATTGCAACGGCAAAGAAGGCGACTCATGCATTCTGCGGCTGCCGCTCGGCACCGTCGTCATTGACGAGGAAACCGGCAAGGCCGTCGCGGAAGTCATCGAGGACGGTCAACGCATCGTTCTGTGCAAGGGCGGTAACGGCGGCTGGGGAAATACCCATTTTAAAACGGCCACCAATCGGGCGCCCAAGCGAGCCAACGCCGGTCAGGAGGGCGAAATCGGCAAGTTTCGACTCATCCTCAAGAGTATCGCCGACATCGGCTTGGTGGGTTTCCCCAATGCCGGTAAGTCCTCGCTGACTACGCGTATCACCAAGGCCCGCCCGAAAACGGCAGCCTACCCTTTCACTACGCTGCACCCTCAGATCGGTGTCATCGAGTATCCTAAATCCTATGACCGCCTACTGCTGGCCGATGTTCCTGGCTTGATCGAGGGCGCCAGCGAAAACCGCGGGCTTGGTCATCGCTTCCTGCGGCACATCGAACGTTGCACACTGCTCATGTTTCTCATCGACATGGCTGGCACCGACAACCGTGACCCCCGCGAGGATTACAAGACGCTCGTTAATGAACTGAAGCTCTACGACAAGACTCTGCTTAAAAAGCCCCGCGTCGTCGTGGCCAACAAGATGGATGTCGAAAGCTCGGCGGCGAATCTCAAGAAATTCAAAACCCGTAACAAGGTGGACATCATTGAAATCTCCTGTGCCACCGGCGAGGGGCTAGAGGAGCTAACCGACGCGTTGCGCAAGCGGGTGGTCAAAAATGGTGGTACGCCACGCATGATCAAGAAAACCGCCTGA
- a CDS encoding zinc metallopeptidase, with protein MNSLWYLAILIGPFLFGLYAQMRVHGAYNKNVQIPSRGRITGREAADAVMRSAGITNVEIVEVPGQLTDHYDPIHRRLALSELNYNGTSLAALGVAAHEAGHAIQHKVGYSMMTVRQTIAPATQIAAGVSNYVIMAGILMLTFLKGFGSLGYSLLMIGAVALAVIVLFQLVTLPVEFDASRRAKKQLVTLGILDKDEIKGANETLDAAALTYVAAFVAALGSLLHVVMMLMGSNRREE; from the coding sequence ATGAACTCACTCTGGTATCTCGCCATCTTGATAGGTCCCTTCCTGTTCGGCTTATACGCGCAGATGCGCGTGCACGGTGCGTACAATAAAAACGTACAAATCCCTTCGCGCGGCCGCATCACCGGTCGTGAGGCCGCCGACGCAGTGATGCGCTCTGCGGGCATCACCAATGTAGAAATCGTCGAAGTCCCCGGCCAACTCACCGACCATTACGATCCCATTCACCGCCGCTTGGCGTTGTCGGAGTTAAATTACAACGGCACCAGCTTGGCCGCGCTGGGTGTGGCGGCGCACGAAGCCGGGCACGCCATCCAGCACAAAGTGGGCTATAGCATGATGACGGTTCGCCAAACCATCGCTCCGGCCACCCAGATCGCCGCCGGTGTGTCCAACTACGTGATCATGGCGGGTATTCTCATGCTCACGTTCTTGAAAGGTTTCGGTTCGCTCGGCTATAGTTTGCTCATGATCGGCGCCGTTGCGCTGGCCGTCATCGTGCTATTCCAATTGGTCACCTTGCCCGTTGAGTTTGATGCCAGCCGCCGAGCCAAGAAGCAGTTGGTTACCCTTGGCATCCTTGATAAGGACGAGATTAAGGGGGCCAACGAAACCCTCGATGCTGCGGCGCTGACTTACGTCGCCGCCTTTGTGGCCGCGTTGGGCTCCTTGCTACACGTGGTCATGATGCTGATGGGGAGCAATCGCCGCGAAGAATAA
- a CDS encoding ATP-binding cassette domain-containing protein, with protein MLACRNLTVRPRLGAAPLVHGATACFPTGGLHALIGPSGCGKTTLLKGILDILPSEGEVSLHGRVLASREELLREVAFAPQFSIAHAKLTVAEAVSCALRLYQKHDQSSLVARNAELLQLVGLSERGNTVVEKLSGGQLRRLGLALELTTDPTCLLCDEVTSGLDPRSEDQILAVLRALADQRAKTVVCVIHNLAKLAQFNTVTVVFEGAVVWQGPLVAMLDHFAIADALELYDRLSEQPRTHWQERWAAVVAGADHAKPALAATVVPAGHGRTERGPCERPSALSQLRTLLARRWRLLVRDRGYLLLTLAITFGFPCLVVIFALGGLPQMKGLALESTGGFLETLQARAAYRQASAETATLVSGLIIFQVILLSLMGSNNGAREIAAERALYEKERMSGLRPTAYAWSKLLYTALLGAAQGAWMTIFVKLLCEFPGGWGAQLAVLSATGASMSVVCLGISAMLASPDKASLLSIYLVGFQLPLSGVVLALPSALVWAVRPFIATYWGWAGYLMAMTDSRFYDAVVTLDKGWLAPPLAAVGVLGAHFLVGSILVFWGCQKKCWP; from the coding sequence ATGCTCGCTTGTCGTAACCTCACTGTCCGTCCTCGTCTCGGCGCCGCGCCGCTAGTTCACGGCGCCACGGCCTGTTTCCCGACGGGGGGCTTGCATGCGTTGATTGGCCCTTCTGGCTGCGGTAAAACCACGCTGTTGAAGGGCATTTTGGATATCCTGCCCTCGGAGGGTGAGGTGAGTTTGCACGGCAGGGTGCTTGCCTCGCGCGAGGAGTTGTTACGCGAGGTGGCGTTCGCTCCTCAATTCAGTATCGCCCACGCCAAACTTACCGTGGCCGAAGCGGTGAGTTGTGCGCTGCGGCTGTATCAAAAACACGACCAGTCGAGCTTGGTCGCCCGCAACGCCGAACTCCTTCAGTTGGTCGGCCTCAGTGAGCGTGGGAACACGGTGGTGGAAAAACTCAGTGGCGGGCAGTTGCGCCGACTGGGCTTGGCGCTGGAGCTGACGACTGACCCGACCTGCCTGTTGTGCGATGAAGTGACCAGCGGGCTCGACCCACGCTCGGAGGACCAGATTCTGGCGGTGTTGCGGGCGCTGGCCGACCAGCGGGCCAAGACCGTGGTGTGCGTGATTCACAACCTGGCCAAGTTGGCGCAATTCAACACGGTCACGGTTGTGTTTGAGGGCGCGGTGGTCTGGCAAGGGCCGCTGGTGGCGATGTTGGACCACTTCGCAATCGCGGATGCGCTGGAGCTCTATGATCGGCTGAGCGAGCAACCCCGTACGCATTGGCAGGAGCGATGGGCGGCGGTGGTCGCGGGGGCCGATCACGCCAAGCCGGCGCTGGCGGCGACCGTCGTTCCCGCCGGCCACGGGCGCACGGAGCGGGGGCCGTGTGAGCGCCCGTCGGCGCTTTCCCAACTGCGCACTCTGTTGGCGCGCCGCTGGCGTTTGCTGGTGCGCGACCGCGGTTACCTGCTGCTCACCTTGGCAATCACCTTTGGGTTTCCCTGTTTAGTGGTGATTTTTGCGCTCGGTGGTTTGCCGCAGATGAAGGGCTTGGCCTTGGAGAGCACGGGCGGCTTTTTGGAGACCTTGCAGGCCCGCGCGGCGTACCGGCAGGCGTCGGCGGAGACTGCCACCTTGGTGTCGGGATTGATCATTTTCCAAGTGATCCTGCTCAGCCTGATGGGCAGCAACAACGGCGCGCGTGAGATTGCCGCCGAACGTGCGCTCTATGAAAAGGAGCGCATGTCGGGATTGCGCCCGACGGCTTACGCTTGGTCTAAGCTCCTGTACACCGCACTGCTGGGGGCGGCCCAAGGCGCATGGATGACGATTTTTGTGAAATTGCTCTGCGAGTTTCCGGGCGGGTGGGGAGCGCAGTTGGCTGTGCTGAGTGCGACTGGCGCCTCAATGAGTGTGGTCTGCCTAGGAATTTCGGCCATGTTAGCCTCGCCCGACAAAGCCTCTTTGCTGTCGATTTATTTGGTGGGGTTTCAGCTGCCGCTCTCGGGAGTGGTGCTGGCGCTGCCGTCGGCGTTGGTGTGGGCGGTGCGGCCGTTTATTGCCACCTATTGGGGCTGGGCCGGATACCTCATGGCGATGACCGACTCGCGGTTTTATGACGCGGTGGTGACGCTCGACAAGGGCTGGCTAGCGCCGCCCCTCGCTGCGGTGGGCGTGCTCGGCGCGCACTTTTTGGTCGGGTCCATCCTCGTGTTTTGGGGTTGCCAGAAAAAATGTTGGCCATGA
- a CDS encoding aminotransferase class V-fold PLP-dependent enzyme, whose amino-acid sequence MPYFDHNATTPLATVAREIWLRAQDEAWQNPSSPYRAGAQVKIRLEAAREKFAILLGGEAERYVFTSGATEGANLVLAHWARTLPADALIGLNPTEHPCVLAPALALFGTRVRWLTLDAAGVVDVAALRQSNLLGYSGGRIAAVVVMAANNVTGFLQPWAHIAELCQQAGVAYLCDASQWLGKLPAGGIGGHGFVIASAHKFGGPKGVGLLKLAPQSEGLRGQLGGEQERGHRGGTEDFPAIAAMGAALAEAEQKKVFLETERLRWRDDFERDLTLALPGLRVVAVGADRLWNTVALIMPFGASTRWVTRLDKRGFQISTGAACATGKSGPSPVLAALGFEVDTAQRLVRVSAGWETSELDWGALLGAFIGVAVEVRE is encoded by the coding sequence ATGCCCTATTTCGACCACAACGCCACCACCCCCCTCGCCACGGTTGCCCGCGAAATATGGCTACGGGCGCAGGACGAGGCCTGGCAAAACCCCTCGAGCCCGTATCGGGCGGGCGCGCAGGTGAAGATTCGCCTCGAAGCAGCACGGGAAAAGTTCGCCATTTTGCTGGGGGGCGAGGCTGAGCGTTATGTGTTTACTTCCGGTGCAACGGAGGGGGCCAATCTCGTTTTGGCGCATTGGGCGCGCACCTTGCCTGCCGATGCCCTGATCGGGCTCAACCCGACCGAGCACCCCTGCGTTTTGGCACCGGCGCTGGCCTTATTTGGCACTCGTGTGCGTTGGCTAACGCTGGACGCGGCGGGCGTGGTGGATGTGGCCGCACTCCGGCAAAGTAACCTATTAGGTTACTCTGGCGGCCGGATTGCTGCCGTCGTGGTGATGGCGGCAAATAACGTCACGGGGTTTTTGCAGCCGTGGGCGCACATCGCCGAGCTGTGCCAGCAGGCCGGCGTCGCCTACCTGTGCGACGCCTCCCAGTGGCTGGGCAAACTGCCCGCCGGCGGGATCGGGGGACACGGCTTCGTTATAGCCTCAGCCCACAAATTTGGGGGCCCGAAAGGGGTGGGGTTACTTAAATTGGCCCCGCAGTCCGAGGGGCTGCGCGGCCAACTCGGTGGCGAGCAGGAGCGTGGCCACCGTGGAGGAACGGAGGATTTTCCTGCAATCGCGGCGATGGGCGCGGCGTTGGCCGAGGCCGAACAAAAAAAGGTTTTTCTGGAGACGGAACGACTGCGTTGGCGCGATGACTTTGAGCGCGACCTCACCCTTGCCCTTCCGGGCTTACGCGTGGTGGCCGTTGGTGCTGACCGGCTTTGGAATACAGTGGCGTTGATCATGCCTTTTGGGGCAAGCACGCGCTGGGTCACACGGCTCGATAAACGCGGATTTCAGATTTCGACCGGCGCGGCCTGCGCGACCGGCAAGTCCGGCCCTTCCCCGGTGCTGGCGGCGCTCGGTTTTGAAGTCGATACTGCCCAGCGATTGGTGCGAGTGAGTGCGGGATGGGAGACGAGCGAGCTGGATTGGGGAGCGCTGCTTGGCGCTTTTATCGGGGTCGCTGTGGAGGTGCGAGAGTAG
- the acs gene encoding acetate--CoA ligase: protein MKNPKNNNVSEPKITSESREKRVFKPSAEFQRQANLGSLATYKKLHAESVNSPENFWGRQANEQLVWRKPFTTVLNWKSPHAEWFKGGKLNVAENCLDRHLGTARENKAAIIFEGEPGDVRTITYKQLSMHVSRLAHVFENMGINAGDRVAIYLPMVPEAIVAMLACARIGAVHTVIFGGFSAEAIKDRINDCQAKLVITADGGWRRGKVVELKSVVDRALEGTPSVQAVIVLKRTGNEINMVESRDIWWHDAWKGGPNQHKAKAFDSEHPLFILYTSGSTGKPKGVLHTSAGYLLGAKLSAHHVFDLKENDRYFCSADIGWITGHSYVVYGLLANGSTVFLYEGAPNQPEPDRFWQMIDRHAITILYTAPTAIRAFMRWGDNYVLRHRLDSLRLLGSVGEPISPEAWRWYHAMIGKGRCPIVDTWWQTETGSILIATLPGAAPLKPGAAGLPFFGVAAKIVDEQGKEVPRGTDGKMVITKPWPSMLRTLWNDDARYQTAYFGDFPGVYFTGDGAKQDKDGYFWISGRVDDVLNISGHRIGTAEVEAALASHPSVAESAAVGRPDSLKGQALVVFVSLKTGVVTSDALKEELRSHIGREIGSFAKPDSVRIAAGLPKTRSGKIMRRILKEIAAGREVKGDTSTLEDFSVIAALQKEE from the coding sequence ATGAAAAATCCTAAAAATAATAACGTGTCAGAACCTAAGATTACCTCCGAGTCCCGCGAAAAACGGGTTTTCAAGCCTTCAGCCGAGTTTCAACGTCAAGCCAACTTAGGAAGTCTTGCCACGTATAAGAAGCTCCATGCCGAGTCTGTCAACTCTCCAGAAAATTTCTGGGGGCGGCAGGCCAACGAGCAGCTGGTCTGGCGCAAGCCGTTCACCACGGTATTGAACTGGAAAAGCCCGCACGCCGAATGGTTTAAGGGCGGTAAGCTCAACGTTGCCGAAAACTGCCTCGATCGCCACCTCGGCACCGCACGCGAGAACAAAGCCGCGATTATTTTCGAGGGAGAGCCGGGCGATGTGCGCACGATTACTTACAAGCAACTCTCTATGCACGTGAGCCGTCTGGCCCATGTGTTTGAAAACATGGGCATCAACGCTGGAGATCGCGTGGCGATTTACCTGCCCATGGTGCCCGAGGCGATCGTCGCCATGCTGGCGTGCGCCCGCATCGGTGCGGTGCACACGGTGATCTTCGGCGGCTTCAGCGCCGAGGCGATCAAGGATCGCATCAACGACTGCCAAGCCAAGCTAGTCATCACCGCCGACGGGGGTTGGCGGCGCGGCAAAGTCGTGGAGCTCAAGTCTGTGGTCGACCGCGCCCTCGAGGGAACCCCGAGCGTGCAAGCGGTCATCGTGCTCAAACGGACCGGTAACGAGATCAACATGGTTGAGAGCCGTGACATCTGGTGGCACGACGCCTGGAAGGGAGGCCCCAACCAGCACAAAGCCAAGGCATTCGACAGCGAACACCCGCTTTTCATCCTCTACACCAGCGGCAGCACGGGAAAACCCAAGGGCGTTCTCCACACCAGCGCCGGTTACCTGCTCGGCGCGAAGCTCTCCGCCCACCACGTCTTCGACCTCAAGGAGAACGATCGCTACTTCTGCTCCGCCGACATCGGCTGGATCACCGGCCACAGCTATGTTGTTTACGGCCTGCTCGCCAACGGTTCGACGGTATTCCTTTACGAGGGCGCGCCCAACCAGCCCGAACCCGACCGCTTCTGGCAGATGATCGACCGCCACGCCATTACCATCCTTTATACGGCGCCGACGGCGATTCGCGCCTTTATGCGTTGGGGCGACAACTACGTTCTGCGCCACCGTCTCGACTCACTGCGTCTGCTCGGTTCGGTCGGCGAACCGATCAGCCCCGAGGCGTGGCGCTGGTACCATGCGATGATCGGCAAAGGCCGTTGCCCCATCGTCGACACCTGGTGGCAGACCGAAACCGGCTCCATCCTCATTGCCACGCTGCCCGGTGCCGCCCCGCTCAAGCCCGGTGCAGCCGGTCTGCCGTTCTTCGGCGTTGCGGCCAAGATCGTCGACGAACAAGGCAAGGAAGTGCCACGCGGCACTGATGGCAAAATGGTCATCACCAAGCCCTGGCCCTCGATGCTGCGCACCCTATGGAATGACGACGCACGTTACCAAACGGCCTACTTCGGCGACTTCCCCGGCGTTTACTTCACCGGCGACGGAGCCAAGCAGGACAAAGACGGTTATTTCTGGATCTCCGGCCGCGTGGACGACGTGCTCAACATCTCCGGCCACCGCATCGGCACCGCCGAGGTAGAAGCCGCACTGGCTTCGCATCCCTCGGTTGCCGAGTCAGCCGCAGTGGGCCGTCCCGACAGCCTCAAGGGCCAAGCGCTCGTGGTGTTCGTATCGCTCAAAACCGGTGTCGTCACCAGCGATGCACTCAAAGAGGAACTCCGCTCGCACATCGGCCGCGAAATTGGCTCGTTTGCCAAGCCGGACTCCGTGCGGATTGCCGCCGGCCTGCCGAAAACCCGTTCAGGTAAAATCATGCGCCGTATTCTTAAGGAAATCGCCGCCGGTCGCGAAGTGAAGGGCGACACCTCAACCCTGGAGGATTTCTCCGTGATCGCCGCCCTGCAGAAGGAGGAATGA